A genomic region of Dysgonomonadaceae bacterium PH5-43 contains the following coding sequences:
- a CDS encoding ribonuclease P protein component (product_source=KO:K03536; cath_funfam=3.30.230.10; cog=COG0594; ko=KO:K03536; pfam=PF00825; superfamily=54211; tigrfam=TIGR00188), whose protein sequence is MLSQRQTFKKEERISAKKEIDLLFDKGLSFSAYPLRIIYTEKDFSETPSSILISVPKKRTKLAVNRNRIKRLIRESYRLNKADLVQFLNTNNKGVMIAFIFIGNNLPSHSDIEPAMIKALKLLQDKLS, encoded by the coding sequence TTGCTTAGTCAACGACAAACTTTTAAGAAAGAAGAACGTATATCTGCTAAAAAAGAGATAGACCTCTTGTTCGACAAAGGTCTATCTTTTTCGGCATACCCTCTTAGGATTATATACACCGAGAAAGATTTCTCAGAAACCCCTTCCTCTATCTTAATAAGCGTTCCGAAGAAACGAACCAAACTTGCAGTCAATAGGAATAGAATTAAACGATTAATAAGAGAAAGTTACAGACTAAACAAAGCCGATTTAGTACAGTTTCTCAACACAAACAACAAAGGAGTAATGATTGCTTTTATATTTATAGGCAACAACCTTCCTTCTCATTCCGACATAGAGCCTGCAATGATTAAAGCATTGAAACTGCTTCAAGATAAACTATCGTGA
- a CDS encoding uroporphyrinogen-III synthase (product_source=KO:K01719; cath_funfam=3.40.50.10090; cog=COG1587; ko=KO:K01719; pfam=PF02602; superfamily=69618) encodes MASNVKKILVSQPQPATGKSPYYDIAQKYGVEIIFRPFIKVEPVDAKDFRQQRINIAEYSAIIFTAKTAIDHFFRLAEEFRVPIPETLKYFCVTEAIAVYLQKYIVYRKRKIFFPASGKMEDLMTPINKHSKETFLMPVSDVHKEDMARLLEAKGINYTKAVMYRTVSNDFTPDETFDYDVLLFFSPSGISSLIKNFPDFDQKKIAIGTFGPTTAKAAKDAGLTLDIEAPSPEAPSMTTALDNYLKAAQKGKK; translated from the coding sequence ATGGCTTCAAATGTAAAAAAAATTTTAGTTTCTCAGCCTCAACCGGCTACGGGAAAGTCGCCGTATTATGATATAGCTCAAAAATACGGTGTGGAAATTATCTTCAGACCCTTCATCAAGGTTGAACCTGTAGATGCTAAAGATTTCAGACAACAAAGAATAAATATAGCTGAATATTCTGCTATAATTTTTACCGCGAAAACTGCTATCGACCACTTCTTTCGTTTAGCAGAAGAATTTAGAGTACCCATTCCTGAAACATTAAAATATTTTTGTGTAACAGAAGCAATAGCAGTGTATCTTCAAAAATATATTGTTTATCGTAAACGTAAAATATTCTTCCCTGCTTCTGGCAAAATGGAAGACTTAATGACTCCTATTAATAAGCATTCTAAAGAAACATTTTTAATGCCTGTGTCTGACGTACATAAAGAAGATATGGCTCGTCTGTTAGAAGCAAAAGGAATAAACTACACAAAAGCTGTGATGTACAGAACTGTGAGTAATGACTTTACTCCAGACGAAACATTCGATTATGATGTTTTATTATTCTTTTCTCCTTCAGGGATTTCTTCTTTAATTAAAAACTTCCCTGACTTTGACCAAAAGAAAATCGCTATAGGTACTTTTGGTCCTACTACAGCTAAAGCTGCTAAAGACGCTGGCTTAACATTAGACATAGAAGCCCCCAGCCCTGAGGCTCCATCTATGACTACCGCCTTAGACAACTATCTTAAAGCTGCACAAAAAGGTAAGAAATAA
- a CDS encoding hypothetical protein (product_source=Hypo-rule applied; pfam=PF14093; superfamily=81631; transmembrane_helix_parts=Outside_1_14,TMhelix_15_34,Inside_35_65,TMhelix_66_88,Outside_89_104,TMhelix_105_127,Inside_128_139,TMhelix_140_162,Outside_163_166,TMhelix_167_189,Inside_190_200,TMhelix_201_220,Outside_221_231) yields MDSLREELLSEIPIVQNWIFVAFLFCLFLSLPALSKGGRTISSMFQSLFKNDTKDSLFLESAKNELVSKILLILQSIILFSIIAYSVIKTHTYIEINEVNKLHSIILWLGLFGLSFIMTKLILYNIFNNIFFRKEDVAIWNETFSSILSLSGLILFIPTLIMFFEEKAYIYCLIFIVTYLIGSILLTFYKIYSTFFYRKGLLLYFILYLCTLEIMPLYWAYKAFSFLFISM; encoded by the coding sequence ATGGACAGCTTAAGAGAAGAATTATTGTCGGAAATACCTATAGTACAAAATTGGATATTTGTAGCTTTCTTATTTTGTCTATTTTTGTCTTTGCCTGCGCTAAGCAAAGGAGGGCGTACAATATCTTCAATGTTTCAAAGCTTATTCAAGAACGACACTAAAGACAGCCTCTTCTTAGAATCGGCAAAAAACGAACTTGTTTCCAAAATACTTTTAATCTTACAAAGCATTATACTATTCTCTATAATTGCTTATTCAGTAATAAAAACCCATACATATATAGAAATAAACGAAGTAAACAAACTCCACTCCATAATACTTTGGCTAGGTTTGTTCGGTCTTTCATTCATAATGACAAAACTTATACTATATAATATTTTCAACAATATTTTCTTCCGAAAAGAAGATGTTGCGATATGGAATGAAACTTTTTCATCTATTTTATCTCTAAGCGGATTAATCTTATTTATACCAACTTTAATAATGTTCTTCGAAGAAAAAGCATACATTTATTGCTTAATCTTTATTGTAACTTACCTAATAGGCTCTATTCTTTTAACATTTTACAAGATTTACAGTACTTTTTTTTATCGCAAAGGTCTTTTGCTTTATTTTATTTTGTACCTTTGCACCCTCGAAATAATGCCCCTTTATTGGGCATACAAAGCGTTTAGCTTTTTATTTATTTCCATGTAA
- a CDS encoding uncharacterized protein (TIGR00730 family) (product_source=TIGR00730; cath_funfam=3.40.50.450; cog=COG1611; pfam=PF03641; superfamily=102405; tigrfam=TIGR00730), with translation MSKDIKSVTVYASSSSQIDVSYFEAAKKLGALFAKNNINCINGAGSKGLMGAVTDAALENGGSVTGIIPKFMVDEGWCHTELSECIVTTDIHKRKELMASMSDACIALPGGIGTLEELLEIITWKQLGLYNNPIVILNINGYYNDLLNMLNRAAEEKFMHLRHTSIWSLANTPDQALEIVLENSTWENNPLSIAAL, from the coding sequence ATGAGTAAAGATATAAAATCAGTTACCGTTTACGCATCTTCAAGTTCTCAAATAGACGTTAGTTACTTCGAAGCAGCAAAGAAACTTGGCGCTCTATTTGCCAAAAACAATATAAACTGCATAAACGGAGCTGGCAGTAAAGGATTAATGGGAGCCGTAACTGATGCTGCCTTAGAGAACGGAGGGAGTGTAACAGGCATTATTCCAAAGTTTATGGTTGATGAAGGCTGGTGTCATACCGAATTATCGGAATGCATTGTTACAACCGACATACATAAAAGGAAAGAACTTATGGCATCAATGTCTGATGCTTGCATTGCTCTACCCGGAGGCATTGGAACGTTAGAAGAACTGTTGGAAATAATTACATGGAAACAATTAGGTTTGTATAATAATCCTATAGTTATACTCAACATTAATGGATATTACAACGATTTACTTAATATGCTCAACAGAGCTGCTGAAGAAAAGTTTATGCATCTAAGACATACATCTATATGGTCGCTGGCAAATACTCCAGACCAAGCTTTAGAAATAGTATTAGAAAATTCCACTTGGGAAAACAACCCTCTATCAATAGCCGCTTTATAA
- a CDS encoding adenosylhomocysteinase (product_source=KO:K01251; cath_funfam=3.40.50.1480,3.40.50.720; cog=COG0499; ko=KO:K01251; pfam=PF00670,PF05221; smart=SM00996; superfamily=51735,52283; tigrfam=TIGR00936), translating to MIMSENLSYKVADMSLADFGRKEIEIAQHEMPGLMALRAKYGKEKPLKGARVMGSLHMTIQTAVLIETLVELGADVRWASCNIFSTQDHAAAAIAAAGVPVFAWKGETLEEYWWCTDMALKFPNGKGPNLIVDDGGDATLLMHLGYRAENDASVLDKVASSHEEQVILNTLKGILKEDNTRWHRAIEDLKGVSEETTTGVHRLYQMMERGELLIPAINVNDSVTKSKFDNLYGCRESLADGIKRATDVMIAGKVVVVLGYGDVGKGCARSMRSYGARVIVTEIDPICALQAAMEGFEVSTIEKALAEGNIYVTTTGNKDVIKIEHLKEMKDQSIVCNIGHFDNEIQVDKLVNYPGVKHLNIKPQVDKYTFPTGNSIFLLAEGRLVNLGCATGHPSFVMSNSFTNQVLAQIDLWKNNYEVGVYRLPKYLDEEVARLHLAQIGVELTQLSQEQADYIGVNVDGPYKPEHYRY from the coding sequence ATGATTATGTCAGAAAACTTATCTTATAAGGTAGCCGATATGTCTTTAGCAGACTTCGGTAGAAAAGAAATAGAGATTGCTCAACACGAAATGCCGGGATTAATGGCTTTACGTGCTAAATATGGTAAAGAAAAACCTTTAAAGGGAGCAAGAGTAATGGGTTCGTTACACATGACTATTCAGACGGCGGTGTTGATTGAAACCTTAGTCGAACTGGGTGCTGATGTTCGTTGGGCGAGCTGTAATATATTTTCTACTCAAGACCACGCAGCGGCAGCTATTGCGGCGGCAGGTGTTCCTGTCTTTGCTTGGAAAGGAGAAACTCTCGAAGAGTATTGGTGGTGTACTGATATGGCTTTGAAATTCCCTAATGGTAAAGGTCCTAATCTTATTGTTGACGATGGTGGTGATGCAACACTACTTATGCACTTAGGATATAGAGCCGAAAACGATGCTTCTGTTTTAGACAAAGTAGCAAGTAGCCACGAAGAACAAGTTATCTTAAATACATTAAAGGGGATATTAAAAGAGGATAATACTCGTTGGCATCGTGCTATTGAAGATTTGAAAGGAGTTTCGGAAGAAACAACAACAGGTGTTCATCGTTTGTATCAGATGATGGAGAGAGGTGAGTTGCTTATCCCAGCTATAAATGTTAATGACTCGGTAACTAAATCGAAGTTCGACAATCTTTATGGTTGTAGAGAATCTTTAGCCGACGGAATAAAAAGAGCAACCGATGTAATGATTGCGGGTAAAGTAGTTGTAGTACTTGGATATGGAGATGTAGGTAAAGGTTGTGCACGCTCTATGCGTTCTTACGGAGCAAGAGTTATTGTTACAGAGATTGATCCTATTTGTGCTTTGCAAGCAGCAATGGAAGGTTTTGAAGTGTCGACTATTGAAAAAGCTTTAGCAGAAGGCAATATATATGTAACTACTACCGGAAATAAAGATGTGATAAAAATAGAACATCTTAAAGAAATGAAAGATCAATCAATAGTGTGTAACATAGGGCACTTCGACAATGAGATACAAGTTGATAAGCTTGTTAATTATCCTGGAGTAAAGCATCTTAACATAAAGCCTCAGGTTGATAAATATACATTCCCTACAGGTAATTCTATCTTTTTACTTGCCGAAGGCAGGTTGGTAAACTTAGGTTGCGCTACCGGACACCCTTCTTTTGTTATGAGTAATTCGTTTACAAATCAAGTATTGGCTCAAATAGATTTATGGAAGAATAACTACGAAGTTGGAGTTTATCGTTTGCCTAAATACTTAGACGAAGAGGTTGCTCGTTTGCATCTTGCTCAAATAGGAGTGGAGTTAACGCAATTGTCTCAAGAGCAAGCAGACTATATAGGAGTAAATGTAGACGGTCCATACAAGCCCGAACACTACAGATACTAA
- a CDS encoding glycosyltransferase involved in cell wall biosynthesis (product_source=COG0438; cath_funfam=3.40.50.1980,3.40.50.2000; cog=COG0438; pfam=PF00534; superfamily=53756): protein MRISFLSSFYPFRGGIAQFNALLYKALEEQGHTLKAFNFTCQYPSLLFPGKTQYVTENDNAIHIDSEAVLSSVNPISYETSVKKILAWKPDVVIFRYWMSFFAPAFGHVANRLRKKGVKVVAIVDNALPHEPRFFDKPFAKLFFSQVDGFVVMSDIVERDLISIKPDAKYIFKQHPLYNHFGNKLEKDEAKDRLFLDKDKRTLLFFGLIRDYKGLDILLDAMNILDDSYQLVIAGEPYGSFEKYQIQINNSSAKDRIKLICKYISDDEVPALFSAADLLVLPYKSATQSGVIPVAYHFEVPTVATDVGGLKMTLEVPQTGVVKQPDAKDIALGIEEVFTKGLDYYVSNIKKEKQLLSWSVFADTLTEFIK from the coding sequence ATGAGAATTTCTTTTCTTTCAAGTTTTTATCCATTCAGAGGAGGGATAGCTCAGTTTAATGCTCTTTTATATAAAGCATTGGAGGAGCAAGGGCATACGCTCAAGGCATTTAATTTTACTTGTCAGTATCCGTCGTTGCTATTTCCAGGCAAAACTCAGTATGTAACCGAGAATGATAATGCTATTCATATTGACAGTGAAGCCGTGCTTAGTAGCGTAAATCCTATTTCGTACGAAACATCGGTAAAGAAAATACTTGCATGGAAACCAGATGTAGTTATATTCAGATATTGGATGAGCTTTTTTGCTCCCGCATTTGGTCACGTTGCTAACCGACTTAGAAAGAAAGGAGTGAAAGTTGTGGCTATTGTAGATAATGCACTTCCTCACGAGCCTCGTTTCTTCGACAAACCGTTTGCAAAGTTATTTTTCAGTCAGGTTGATGGCTTTGTTGTGATGAGCGATATAGTGGAAAGAGACTTAATCTCAATAAAACCCGATGCTAAATACATTTTCAAACAACACCCTTTGTACAATCATTTTGGTAATAAGTTAGAAAAAGATGAAGCAAAGGATAGGCTATTCTTAGATAAAGATAAGAGAACCTTACTGTTTTTCGGACTTATTCGCGATTATAAGGGTCTGGATATTTTACTCGATGCAATGAATATTTTAGATGATTCTTACCAGCTTGTAATAGCAGGAGAGCCTTACGGATCGTTCGAGAAGTATCAAATCCAAATAAACAATTCGTCAGCCAAAGATAGAATTAAGTTAATTTGTAAATATATCAGCGACGATGAGGTTCCTGCTTTGTTTTCGGCAGCCGACTTGTTGGTGCTTCCTTATAAATCGGCAACACAAAGTGGCGTAATCCCAGTGGCATATCACTTCGAAGTGCCTACAGTTGCAACAGATGTGGGCGGATTAAAGATGACTTTAGAGGTTCCGCAAACTGGTGTTGTTAAGCAACCCGATGCTAAAGACATAGCTTTGGGGATAGAAGAGGTGTTTACTAAGGGATTAGATTATTATGTTTCTAATATAAAAAAAGAGAAGCAGTTGCTATCGTGGAGTGTCTTTGCTGATACGCTAACCGAGTTTATTAAATAA
- a CDS encoding Na+/H+ antiporter NhaD/arsenite permease-like protein (product_source=COG1055; cog=COG1055; pfam=PF03600; transmembrane_helix_parts=Inside_1_1,TMhelix_2_24,Outside_25_28,TMhelix_29_51,Inside_52_63,TMhelix_64_86,Outside_87_105,TMhelix_106_128,Inside_129_139,TMhelix_140_159,Outside_160_173,TMhelix_174_196,Inside_197_224,TMhelix_225_247,Outside_248_250,TMhelix_251_268,Inside_269_292,TMhelix_293_315,Outside_316_329,TMhelix_330_352,Inside_353_367,TMhelix_368_390,Outside_391_404,TMhelix_405_427,Inside_428_428), whose amino-acid sequence MFTIMIVVFAIGYACIALEHPLGINKTATALLLGSLMWVFLTYMEPAVSHIDHHLIEHLGETAEILFFLLGAMTIVEIIDTHGGFSMITDRINTRKKSSLLWIISVLTFFMSAVLDNLTTSIVMIALLRKLIADKNDRWFYAGMVILAANAGGAWSPIGDVTTIMLWVAGKVSALNIIKTTFLPSLVSMIVPLCILSFTMKGNVNRPENVSNDSCYSNLSTRQKSLVFCMGVGALLFVPVFKTITHLPPYLGMLGGLGLLWMVTEIMHKRDPKCRIERLSITNILTRIDTPSILFFLGILMAVAALQTGGQLGMLSSSLDTIPMEEPNKYYFITVVIGALSAIVDNVPLVAGAMGMYNFEMDHYFWEFLAYAAGTGGSILIIGSAAGVAVMGMEKIDFIWYLKRISWLALIGYLAGCAIYILQRVIFF is encoded by the coding sequence ATGTTCACAATTATGATTGTAGTCTTTGCTATAGGCTACGCTTGCATTGCTTTAGAACATCCGTTGGGCATAAACAAGACTGCAACGGCATTGTTATTAGGTTCTCTTATGTGGGTGTTTCTCACTTATATGGAACCTGCGGTTTCTCACATCGATCATCATCTTATCGAGCATTTAGGCGAAACTGCTGAAATCCTTTTCTTCTTACTTGGAGCGATGACTATCGTTGAAATCATTGATACTCACGGAGGTTTTTCAATGATTACCGACAGAATTAATACTCGTAAGAAATCTTCTCTATTATGGATAATTAGTGTCCTTACATTCTTTATGTCGGCTGTATTAGACAATCTTACTACATCTATTGTAATGATTGCTCTTTTAAGAAAACTTATCGCTGACAAAAACGACCGTTGGTTTTATGCCGGTATGGTTATCTTAGCTGCAAATGCAGGAGGTGCTTGGTCGCCTATCGGAGACGTTACAACCATTATGCTTTGGGTAGCAGGAAAAGTAAGTGCTTTAAATATTATTAAAACTACTTTCTTACCAAGTTTAGTCTCTATGATAGTTCCTTTATGTATATTGTCTTTCACAATGAAAGGAAATGTAAACCGCCCCGAAAACGTTAGTAACGACAGTTGTTATTCTAACCTATCAACAAGACAAAAAAGTTTAGTATTCTGTATGGGTGTAGGAGCTTTATTATTTGTTCCTGTATTCAAAACAATTACACACTTACCTCCCTATTTAGGAATGTTAGGTGGCTTAGGACTTCTTTGGATGGTAACAGAAATTATGCATAAAAGAGATCCAAAATGTAGAATAGAAAGATTATCTATCACAAACATACTAACTCGTATCGATACTCCAAGTATTTTATTCTTCTTAGGTATTTTGATGGCTGTTGCCGCTTTGCAAACAGGCGGACAATTAGGTATGCTATCTTCTTCTTTAGACACTATACCGATGGAAGAACCCAATAAATACTATTTCATAACTGTTGTAATCGGAGCTCTATCTGCCATAGTCGACAACGTGCCTTTGGTTGCTGGAGCAATGGGTATGTATAACTTCGAAATGGATCACTACTTCTGGGAATTTCTTGCTTATGCTGCCGGAACAGGAGGTAGTATTCTTATTATAGGCTCTGCCGCTGGTGTTGCCGTAATGGGTATGGAGAAAATAGATTTCATTTGGTATCTTAAAAGAATATCTTGGTTAGCTTTAATCGGATACTTAGCCGGTTGCGCTATCTACATATTACAAAGAGTAATATTTTTCTAA
- a CDS encoding DNA mismatch repair protein MutS (product_source=KO:K03555; cath_funfam=1.10.1420.10,3.30.420.110,3.40.1170.10,3.40.50.300; cog=COG0249; ko=KO:K03555; pfam=PF00488,PF01624,PF05188,PF05190,PF05192; smart=SM00533,SM00534; superfamily=48334,52540,53150,55271; tigrfam=TIGR01070), which translates to MAKNIAETPLMKQYFEIKSKHPDAILLFRVGDFYETFSDDAVCASEILGLTLTKRANGPSQHVELAGFPHHALDTYLPKLVRAGKRVAICDQLEDPKLTKGIVKRGITELVTPGVSINDNVLNHKENNFLAAIHFNKHICGIAFLDISTGEFLTAEGEINYIDKLLNNFSPKEILIDRSKRNVFLEAFGSKWLTFEMEDWVFTEDSGKDRLIKQFETKNLKGFGVQHLTNGIISAGAILHYLDLTHHTQTAHITALSRIEEDRYVRLDRFTVRSLELLNTMNEGGRALIHILDKTITPMGARMLKRWVVFPLKEIKLIDDRLAVVEYLFKKPEIKEMLDQQLNLIGDLERIISKVAVGRVSPREVAQLKVALNAIIPIKEACLNAEDASLRRIGEQLNLCSIIKDKIQREIVADPPVLLNKGNVIAKGVNQELDELRQIAYSGKDFLLQIQQREIEETGIPSLKISYNNVFGYFIEVRNTHKDKVPENWIRKQTLVNAERYITEELKVYEEKILGAEDKISALESKLFNELVLELMEYISPIQTNANLIAQIDCLLSFAKIAEKNKYIRPEINDSAVIDIKSGRHPVIETLLPHGESYIPNDVYLDDKKQQVIMITGPNMAGKSALLRQTALITLMAQIGSFVPAESAKIGWVDKIFTRVGASDNISLGESTFMVEMSEAADILNNISERSLILFDELGRGTSTYDGISIAWAIVEYIHEHPRGRAKTLFATHYHELNEMEKTFKRIKNFNVSVKEVDNKIIFLRKLLRGGSEHSFGIHVAKLAGMPVSIVKRGNEILAQLETDNRKGDISKKPMTKISTEREGYQMSFFQLDDPVLSQIRDEINNLDVNNLTPIEALNKLNDIKRIVRGK; encoded by the coding sequence ATGGCAAAAAATATAGCAGAAACACCATTGATGAAACAATATTTCGAGATCAAGTCGAAGCACCCTGATGCAATTCTCTTGTTTAGGGTTGGAGACTTCTATGAAACTTTTTCAGACGATGCTGTTTGTGCTTCAGAAATTTTAGGACTTACATTAACTAAAAGAGCTAATGGTCCGTCGCAACACGTAGAGTTGGCGGGATTTCCTCACCACGCTTTAGATACTTATCTCCCCAAATTAGTAAGAGCAGGTAAGCGAGTAGCTATATGCGATCAGTTGGAAGACCCTAAACTTACTAAGGGAATCGTAAAAAGAGGGATTACCGAATTGGTTACGCCAGGAGTTTCGATTAACGATAATGTTCTGAATCATAAAGAAAATAATTTCTTGGCTGCCATTCACTTCAATAAACATATCTGTGGAATTGCTTTCTTAGACATCTCAACGGGAGAGTTTCTTACTGCCGAGGGAGAAATTAATTATATAGATAAACTCTTAAACAACTTCTCTCCTAAAGAGATTTTAATAGACCGAAGTAAGCGAAATGTCTTTTTAGAAGCTTTCGGCTCTAAATGGTTGACTTTTGAAATGGAAGATTGGGTCTTTACAGAAGATTCGGGAAAGGATAGACTCATTAAGCAATTTGAGACAAAGAACTTAAAAGGATTTGGAGTTCAGCATCTTACTAATGGTATAATTTCGGCAGGTGCTATCTTACATTATCTTGATCTTACTCATCATACACAAACCGCACATATAACAGCTTTGTCGAGAATAGAAGAAGACAGATATGTTCGTCTCGATAGGTTTACAGTCAGAAGTTTAGAACTTCTAAATACTATGAATGAAGGAGGTCGGGCTCTTATACATATCTTAGATAAAACAATCACTCCGATGGGAGCTCGTATGCTGAAACGTTGGGTGGTGTTTCCTCTTAAAGAAATAAAACTTATCGACGATCGCTTGGCTGTTGTAGAGTATCTATTTAAGAAGCCAGAAATAAAAGAAATGTTAGACCAGCAGCTTAATCTTATTGGCGATTTAGAGCGAATAATATCAAAAGTAGCAGTAGGTAGAGTAAGTCCGAGAGAAGTTGCTCAACTTAAAGTTGCATTAAATGCTATTATCCCAATAAAGGAAGCCTGCCTAAATGCCGAAGATGCAAGTTTAAGAAGGATAGGCGAACAGCTTAATCTTTGTTCTATTATAAAAGATAAAATACAACGAGAGATTGTTGCCGACCCTCCTGTTTTGCTTAACAAAGGGAATGTAATTGCAAAAGGAGTAAACCAAGAGTTAGACGAACTCAGGCAGATTGCTTACTCAGGCAAAGACTTCTTACTTCAAATACAACAAAGAGAAATAGAAGAGACTGGTATTCCTTCTCTAAAGATAAGCTACAACAATGTGTTTGGCTACTTTATAGAAGTGAGAAACACTCATAAAGATAAAGTTCCAGAAAACTGGATACGCAAACAAACCTTAGTTAATGCAGAGCGATACATTACCGAAGAACTTAAGGTTTACGAAGAAAAGATATTAGGGGCTGAAGATAAAATAAGTGCTTTAGAGTCTAAGTTGTTCAACGAACTTGTACTGGAGTTAATGGAATATATTTCTCCTATACAGACAAATGCAAATCTTATAGCTCAGATTGACTGCTTACTCTCTTTCGCAAAGATTGCAGAAAAGAACAAATATATACGACCAGAGATTAACGACAGTGCTGTTATAGATATAAAGAGTGGTCGCCACCCTGTTATAGAAACACTTCTGCCTCATGGCGAGAGTTATATCCCTAACGATGTTTACTTAGACGATAAGAAACAACAGGTAATAATGATTACTGGTCCGAATATGGCTGGTAAGTCGGCTCTTCTTAGGCAAACGGCTTTAATAACTCTTATGGCTCAGATAGGAAGCTTTGTCCCTGCCGAGTCTGCAAAGATTGGTTGGGTAGATAAAATATTTACAAGAGTAGGAGCAAGCGACAATATCTCTCTGGGAGAGTCTACCTTTATGGTAGAAATGAGCGAGGCTGCCGATATATTAAACAATATCTCGGAGCGTAGCTTAATATTGTTCGATGAGTTAGGAAGAGGAACTTCTACTTACGATGGTATTTCTATTGCTTGGGCTATTGTAGAATATATACACGAACACCCAAGGGGAAGAGCTAAAACTTTATTCGCAACTCACTATCACGAATTAAACGAAATGGAGAAGACATTTAAGAGAATTAAAAACTTCAATGTTTCGGTAAAGGAGGTTGACAATAAAATTATATTCTTAAGAAAACTACTAAGAGGAGGCAGTGAACACAGTTTTGGTATTCACGTTGCAAAACTTGCAGGTATGCCAGTTAGTATAGTTAAAAGAGGTAACGAAATATTGGCTCAATTAGAAACTGATAACAGGAAAGGTGATATATCGAAGAAACCTATGACTAAAATCTCTACCGAAAGGGAAGGTTATCAAATGAGCTTCTTCCAGTTAGACGACCCAGTGCTTTCGCAGATAAGAGATGAGATAAATAATTTAGATGTTAATAATCTAACTCCAATAGAAGCTCTAAATAAGTTGAACGATATAAAACGAATAGTTAGAGGTAAATAA